A window of the Nocardia sp. NBC_01329 genome harbors these coding sequences:
- a CDS encoding ATP-binding cassette domain-containing protein, whose translation MRSIEPGTALRPIELATAAVLGGVTVGLVTIGTIVPFAAALQLVAAVPMGLLAHRYRFRAVFTAAVSAALVSFVAAGLAAAMAMVATATIGGIVGTVKRRHGGIIAVTGLSILAGVAWGAFSIGFLLAFSATRNLLFDTIRNTATGLNELTSRQRQLEPLGRGVLHLTDVVLQWWWLYIGGTVLIGTVVTALVSWFVLGSVLDRLSWLPGTDRLDAPADHRPIAPLPVTLHAAGYRYPGAQTEALTGIDLRVGVGEFVAVVGHNGSGKSTLTRLLAGLPPSSGSVDRPGSAGLGHLGGTALVLQRPESQTLGVLVADDVVWGLPAALAAEVDIDALLHEVGLDGMGGRETATLSGGQQQRLAVAAALARRPALLIADEATSMIDPEGRTELVALLAGLPKRHAMAVLLVTHHEADAGAADRVVHLAGGRMVDHLPAWPKPARARRRRPMGDTLLELRGVRHTYNRGTPWEAPALHGVDLSVRRGEALLVVGGNGSGKSTLAWIMAGLIAPSTGRCELAGKPVSKQIGRVELAFQHSRLQLQRQTVGEEVADWGGEGTGSGTVGKALDAVGLDRALTTRSIEELSGGQAKRVVLAAIVAAHPQVVVLDEPLAGLDPEGRADIVELLARLRDSGLTLIVISHDVEDVATICDRTVHLRAGRIPETESAPVPVPGTESDTAPIPPAHPPGPAHQPAPGQPAWRLRGGDAHGIDNGGAR comes from the coding sequence CTGCGTTCAATCGAGCCCGGCACCGCGCTGCGCCCGATCGAGCTCGCCACCGCGGCGGTACTGGGCGGTGTCACCGTCGGCCTGGTGACCATCGGCACCATCGTGCCCTTCGCCGCCGCGCTCCAGCTCGTCGCGGCGGTGCCCATGGGCTTGCTCGCCCACCGCTACCGCTTCCGGGCCGTATTCACCGCCGCGGTATCGGCCGCCTTGGTCAGCTTCGTGGCAGCCGGGCTCGCCGCCGCCATGGCGATGGTTGCGACCGCCACCATCGGCGGCATCGTCGGCACCGTCAAACGCCGCCACGGCGGCATCATCGCCGTCACCGGCCTGTCGATTCTCGCGGGCGTCGCCTGGGGGGCGTTCTCGATCGGATTCCTGCTCGCCTTCTCCGCGACCCGCAACCTGCTCTTCGACACCATCCGCAACACCGCGACCGGATTGAACGAGCTCACCTCCCGCCAGCGCCAGCTGGAGCCGCTGGGCCGCGGCGTCCTGCACCTCACCGATGTGGTGCTGCAGTGGTGGTGGCTCTACATCGGCGGCACGGTCCTGATCGGGACAGTGGTCACCGCACTGGTGTCCTGGTTCGTTCTCGGTTCCGTTCTGGACCGGCTCAGCTGGCTACCCGGCACCGACCGGCTCGACGCACCCGCCGACCACCGCCCCATCGCCCCCCTGCCGGTGACCTTGCACGCCGCCGGATACCGGTATCCCGGCGCCCAGACGGAGGCGCTGACCGGTATCGACCTGCGGGTCGGGGTCGGCGAATTCGTCGCGGTGGTCGGGCACAACGGATCGGGGAAATCGACCCTCACCCGGCTGCTCGCCGGGCTCCCGCCCAGTAGCGGCTCCGTCGACCGGCCCGGTTCGGCCGGTCTCGGCCACCTCGGTGGAACAGCGCTGGTCCTCCAGCGGCCGGAGAGCCAGACCCTGGGCGTACTGGTCGCCGACGATGTCGTCTGGGGGCTGCCCGCCGCGCTCGCGGCCGAGGTGGATATCGACGCCCTGCTGCACGAAGTCGGACTGGACGGGATGGGCGGCCGGGAAACCGCGACCCTGTCCGGCGGTCAGCAGCAGCGGTTGGCGGTCGCGGCCGCGCTGGCCCGCAGACCGGCCTTGCTCATCGCCGACGAAGCCACCTCGATGATCGACCCCGAGGGGCGCACCGAACTGGTGGCCCTGCTGGCCGGGCTGCCGAAGCGGCATGCCATGGCAGTGCTGCTGGTGACCCATCACGAGGCAGACGCCGGTGCCGCCGACCGTGTGGTGCACCTGGCCGGGGGCCGGATGGTCGACCATCTACCGGCCTGGCCGAAACCGGCCCGAGCGCGACGCCGCCGCCCCATGGGCGACACGCTGCTCGAACTGCGCGGGGTCCGGCACACCTACAACCGCGGCACACCGTGGGAGGCGCCCGCCCTGCACGGGGTCGATCTGTCGGTGCGGCGCGGAGAGGCGCTGCTGGTCGTCGGCGGGAACGGATCCGGGAAATCGACGCTCGCCTGGATCATGGCCGGGCTCATCGCGCCCAGCACCGGCCGCTGCGAATTGGCGGGCAAACCGGTCAGCAAACAGATCGGCCGGGTGGAACTGGCCTTCCAGCATTCACGGCTGCAGTTGCAGCGGCAGACCGTGGGCGAGGAGGTCGCCGACTGGGGTGGTGAGGGCACCGGTTCCGGGACCGTGGGCAAAGCTCTCGACGCCGTCGGCCTGGACCGCGCGCTGACCACCCGGTCCATCGAAGAACTCAGTGGCGGGCAGGCGAAACGAGTGGTGCTGGCGGCCATCGTCGCCGCGCACCCGCAGGTGGTGGTGCTGGACGAACCACTGGCCGGACTGGACCCCGAGGGTCGCGCCGATATCGTCGAACTGCTGGCACGCCTGCGTGACTCGGGTCTCACGTTGATCGTCATCTCACACGATGTCGAGGATGTGGCCACCATCTGCGACCGCACCGTCCACCTACGCGCGGGCCGGATCCCGGAGACCGAGTCCGCACCGGTCCCCGTTCCCGGAACCGAATCCGATACCGCGCCCATTCCGCCTGCCCATCCGCCCGGCCCGGCGCACCAACCCGCGCCGGGGCAGCCCGCCTGGCGGCTGCGCGGCGGCGATGCGCACGGTATCGACAACGGGGGTGCGCGATGA
- a CDS encoding enoyl-CoA hydratase, with the protein MLGVSRDGDVVTIELQREERRNALNLDLVTQLREALSNARRGSRVIVLTGRGPVFSAGADLDGVYSTEFLDALLDMLHEVEAMPVPVIAALNGPALGAGVQLAMAADLRVMAQESYLAIPAAKLGISVDRWTTRRLVSLIGGGPARTVLLGAEPISASDAYDFGFANRIGTLADAQGWAKSIAELAPLSLRHLKLELNDDGTREPANNEQQAALEAAWSSADAEEGRQARQEKRPAKFVGK; encoded by the coding sequence ATGCTCGGGGTCAGCCGTGACGGCGATGTCGTCACCATCGAACTACAGCGCGAAGAACGGCGAAACGCGCTGAACCTGGACCTGGTCACCCAGCTCCGGGAGGCGCTGTCCAACGCCCGCCGCGGATCCCGGGTGATTGTGCTCACCGGTCGCGGTCCGGTGTTCAGCGCCGGCGCGGATCTCGACGGTGTGTACTCCACGGAGTTCCTCGATGCCCTGCTGGATATGTTGCACGAGGTCGAGGCCATGCCGGTGCCGGTGATCGCCGCGTTGAACGGCCCCGCGCTCGGCGCGGGTGTGCAACTGGCGATGGCGGCGGATCTGCGGGTCATGGCTCAGGAGTCCTATCTCGCTATACCGGCCGCGAAACTCGGTATCTCCGTGGACCGTTGGACCACGCGCCGGCTGGTCTCGCTGATCGGCGGCGGTCCGGCCCGTACCGTACTGCTCGGCGCCGAGCCGATCTCGGCGTCCGACGCCTACGATTTCGGTTTCGCCAATCGGATCGGCACCCTGGCCGACGCCCAGGGCTGGGCGAAGTCCATCGCCGAACTGGCGCCGCTGTCACTGCGCCATCTGAAACTGGAACTCAACGACGACGGCACGCGGGAGCCTGCCAACAACGAACAGCAGGCCGCATTGGAGGCAGCATGGTCCAGCGCGGACGCGGAAGAGGGCAGGCAGGCCCGACAGGAGAAGCGCCCCGCGAAGTTCGTGGGCAAATGA
- a CDS encoding energy-coupling factor transporter transmembrane protein EcfT, producing the protein MSTVLLRRVPVTSPVHNLWAGTKMIATFLISLLLMILPSWPILGIMIVFLIAIGIVARLPLGVLPRLPFLFWLLIGAGALINVPVGGTAVLRYTQVVVFGLILVAASMLVAWTTPMSEIAPALATLGRPLRKLRVPVDELAVVVALTLRGLPLLLEEIRILRAARRLRPKPDLLHRTTDPVIDILTAAMAVSTRRAGELGEAITARGGTGQLTARPAGPGRNDAFALAVVTVVCASAVTLEILL; encoded by the coding sequence ATGAGCACTGTGCTGCTACGCCGGGTCCCGGTGACCAGCCCGGTCCACAATCTGTGGGCCGGGACCAAGATGATCGCCACGTTCCTGATCAGTCTGCTGCTGATGATCCTGCCGAGCTGGCCGATCCTCGGCATCATGATCGTGTTCCTGATCGCGATCGGCATCGTGGCACGGTTGCCGCTCGGAGTACTGCCCCGCCTGCCGTTCCTGTTCTGGCTGCTGATCGGAGCGGGTGCGCTGATCAATGTGCCCGTCGGCGGCACCGCCGTACTGCGCTACACACAAGTGGTCGTGTTCGGACTGATCCTGGTGGCCGCGTCCATGCTCGTCGCGTGGACCACCCCCATGAGCGAAATCGCTCCCGCGCTGGCCACTCTCGGCCGCCCACTACGCAAACTACGGGTCCCCGTGGATGAGCTCGCGGTCGTGGTCGCCCTGACCCTGCGCGGACTCCCGCTACTGCTGGAGGAGATTCGTATCCTGCGCGCCGCCCGCCGGCTACGCCCCAAACCCGATCTGCTGCATCGCACCACCGATCCGGTGATCGATATCCTCACCGCCGCCATGGCGGTATCCACCAGGCGTGCCGGGGAACTGGGTGAGGCGATCACCGCACGCGGCGGGACCGGTCAGCTCACCGCACGCCCGGCCGGCCCCGGCCGCAACGACGCCTTCGCGCTGGCCGTGGTGACAGTGGTATGCGCCTCGGCAGTGACCCTGGAGATCCTGCTGTAA
- a CDS encoding antitoxin, translated as MDFKGLANKALGLARKNADKVDPLIEKVGDAVDKKTGGKYAGQVDKAQEAARKAVRDQKK; from the coding sequence ATGGATTTCAAGGGCCTGGCGAACAAGGCATTGGGTTTGGCACGTAAAAACGCGGACAAGGTGGATCCGCTGATCGAAAAGGTCGGCGACGCGGTCGACAAGAAGACGGGCGGCAAATACGCCGGGCAGGTGGACAAGGCGCAGGAAGCGGCCCGGAAAGCGGTACGCGACCAGAAGAAGTAG
- a CDS encoding aldo/keto reductase, with product MTTRRQTGVVPPIVLNDGSLIPQLGFGVFQVPADQVFDTVTAALNAGYRSIDTAAIYENEEGTGRAIRQFGLPRDEVFVTTKLWNADQGYDSTLRAFDASLKRLGLDYLDLYLVHWPVPAADRFVDTFRAFQRLKTDGRVRSIGVSNFRIPDLDRVITETGETPSVNQIELHPRLTQRELRDYHAEHAIATEAWSPLGQGTVLDDPVITRIADAVDRTPAQVIIRWHLQLGNVVIPKSVTPSRIAENFDVLRFELSAEQVQAISALDSGSRTGADPETFAFGLEN from the coding sequence GTGACCACTAGACGTCAGACGGGTGTAGTTCCTCCGATCGTGTTGAACGACGGGAGCCTGATCCCACAGCTCGGCTTCGGGGTGTTCCAGGTTCCGGCGGACCAGGTGTTCGATACCGTCACCGCCGCGCTGAACGCTGGCTACCGCAGCATCGACACTGCGGCGATCTACGAGAACGAAGAGGGCACCGGCCGTGCCATCCGGCAATTCGGGCTACCCCGCGACGAGGTCTTCGTCACGACGAAACTCTGGAACGCCGACCAAGGCTACGACTCCACGCTGCGCGCGTTCGACGCGAGCCTGAAGCGGCTGGGACTGGACTATCTGGACCTCTACCTCGTCCACTGGCCGGTACCGGCCGCGGACCGCTTCGTGGACACCTTCCGGGCCTTCCAGCGGCTGAAGACCGACGGCCGGGTCCGATCCATCGGCGTCTCCAATTTCCGCATCCCCGACCTGGACCGCGTCATCACCGAAACCGGCGAGACCCCCTCGGTGAACCAAATCGAATTGCATCCCAGACTGACTCAACGCGAACTGCGCGATTATCACGCCGAACACGCCATCGCCACGGAGGCGTGGAGCCCGCTCGGCCAGGGCACGGTCCTCGACGATCCGGTGATCACCCGGATCGCCGACGCGGTGGACCGCACCCCGGCGCAGGTGATCATCCGCTGGCACCTGCAACTCGGCAATGTGGTGATCCCGAAATCGGTGACACCGTCCCGGATCGCCGAGAACTTCGATGTTCTCCGCTTCGAACTATCGGCCGAGCAGGTCCAGGCGATCTCGGCCCTGGACTCCGGCAGCCGCACCGGTGCCGACCCGGAAACCTTCGCCTTCGGCCTGGAGAACTGA
- a CDS encoding helix-turn-helix transcriptional regulator produces MSPVRRGETLPIFNRIAVLRAEHRMSRAALADAVNVNPQTIGALERGNHYPSLDLALRICEVFRLPVEAVFSRTEFTPLSAEVYSREKGQQP; encoded by the coding sequence GTGAGCCCAGTAAGACGCGGGGAAACGCTACCGATATTCAACCGAATCGCCGTACTGCGGGCCGAACACCGGATGTCCCGGGCGGCCCTGGCCGACGCGGTGAACGTCAACCCTCAGACAATCGGTGCGCTGGAACGCGGCAACCACTATCCGAGCCTCGACCTGGCGTTGCGGATCTGCGAGGTGTTCCGGCTGCCGGTGGAGGCGGTGTTCTCCAGAACCGAGTTCACACCCCTGTCGGCCGAGGTGTACTCCCGCGAGAAAGGACAGCAGCCATGA
- a CDS encoding MBL fold metallo-hydrolase: MRPRSVAAAAAGLAGLTVFGWVARALDGLPAALGASVSTIAPTASGARSYRDRQFHNTEPASPIVVRENPAGLLSILAGMRAGRPKSAVPLAESRQPGAAADLAVTWYGHASALIEVDGYRVLTDPVWSERVSPSRLIGPSRIHPVPVALDELPRVDAVVISHDHYDHLDADTITTLVRTQQSVFVVPIGVGAHLRHWGVPEARIIELDWGCSYSLSTPGDDRPELTILCAEARHFSGRGLVRNTTLWAGWALVGPKHRAYFGGDTGFTKAFAATGAQWGPFDLTLLPIGAYDPHWADIHMNPEEAVRAHADLCLGEPEHGVLVPIHWATFNLAPHPWAEPVRRLVDAAAAAGTEIAVPLPGQRLEIRDLPPGRPWWEDME, translated from the coding sequence ATGAGGCCGCGCAGTGTCGCCGCGGCGGCGGCCGGACTGGCCGGGCTGACCGTATTCGGCTGGGTGGCGCGAGCCCTGGACGGGTTACCGGCCGCGCTGGGGGCCTCGGTCTCCACGATCGCACCCACCGCCTCCGGTGCCCGCAGTTATCGCGACCGCCAGTTCCACAACACCGAACCCGCGTCACCCATCGTCGTGCGCGAGAACCCGGCCGGCCTGCTGTCGATACTGGCCGGAATGCGGGCGGGCCGCCCGAAGAGCGCGGTGCCGCTGGCCGAATCCCGGCAGCCGGGCGCGGCGGCGGACCTCGCGGTCACCTGGTACGGGCACGCCAGTGCGCTGATCGAGGTCGACGGGTACCGGGTGCTCACCGACCCGGTGTGGAGCGAGCGGGTCTCACCCTCCCGGCTGATCGGCCCGTCCCGGATCCACCCTGTTCCGGTCGCGCTGGACGAATTGCCCCGGGTGGACGCCGTGGTCATCTCGCACGACCACTACGACCACCTCGACGCGGACACCATCACCACGCTGGTGCGTACCCAGCAGTCTGTTTTTGTGGTGCCCATCGGGGTCGGCGCGCATCTGCGGCACTGGGGTGTGCCGGAGGCGCGGATCATCGAACTGGACTGGGGCTGCTCTTATTCGCTGTCCACACCCGGCGACGATCGTCCCGAACTCACCATCCTCTGCGCCGAGGCCCGGCACTTCTCGGGACGTGGGCTGGTCCGCAACACCACACTCTGGGCGGGCTGGGCGCTTGTGGGCCCGAAGCACCGGGCGTATTTCGGTGGCGACACCGGATTCACCAAGGCGTTCGCGGCGACAGGGGCGCAGTGGGGTCCGTTCGATCTGACCCTGCTGCCGATCGGCGCCTACGACCCGCACTGGGCCGATATCCATATGAATCCGGAGGAGGCGGTGCGCGCCCACGCCGATCTCTGCCTGGGTGAACCGGAACACGGCGTACTGGTGCCCATCCACTGGGCGACGTTCAACCTCGCACCCCATCCCTGGGCCGAACCCGTCCGCCGACTGGTGGACGCGGCCGCCGCGGCGGGCACCGAGATCGCGGTTCCGCTGCCCGGTCAGCGGCTCGAAATTCGTGACCTCCCGCCCGGGCGCCCCTGGTGGGAAGATATGGAGTGA
- a CDS encoding ATP-dependent DNA ligase, translating to MRRNFGGEPGQPEIEVRLSNPDKVLYPETGTTKGEVIEYYADIAPAMLPHLADRPVTRKRWPDGVAAPSFFEKNLAAGTPSWVPRRTQRHSDREVTYPVISSQAGLVWLGQQAALEIHVPQWRFDGDERGPATRLVFDLDPGPGAGLPECARVAVGIRDMVAEIGMRAYPLTSGSKGIHLYVPLDRALSPGGASTVAKQVAENLEKLLPELVTATMAKKVRTGKVFLDWSQNNPSKTTIAPYSLRGRPEPNAAAPRSWDEIEDGAGLRQLRFDEVLRRYRSDGDLLAGLDPPLDDALTKYRSMRDPARTPEPVPAATPQPGTGDRFVVHEHHARRLHWDVRLERAGVLVSWAVPKGPPDSPRQNRLAVHTEDHPLEYLDFHGTIPAGEYGGGEMSIWDAGTYRTEKWRDDEVIVVLRGNRLNGRYVLIRTEGDQWLMHLMKDQPAPAAELPRGVPPMLAGSGEVAGLPESEWVFERKWDGFRLIVEIDSGELRLRSRAGNDVTARYPQLAELAADLKSHQVVLDGEIIVRDPDGAVNIALLKANPRRAEFVAFDLLYLDGTSLLRKRYRDRRRVLEALAATAPALRVPAPYEGSGADAVRRSEQDGVEGVVAKRLDSVYLPGTRGRAWVKQRNWRTQRVVVGGMRRSRARPFASLLVGIPAEDGLVYAGRVGTGFGDAGMRELAARLHRLERKTSPFVNDMSADERRDTIWVTPKVEGTVRYMDWTDTGRFWHPVWLGEL from the coding sequence GTGCGCCGGAATTTCGGAGGTGAGCCCGGGCAGCCGGAAATCGAAGTCCGGCTGAGCAACCCGGACAAGGTGCTGTATCCGGAGACCGGGACCACCAAGGGCGAGGTGATCGAGTACTACGCCGATATCGCCCCGGCCATGCTGCCCCACCTGGCCGACCGCCCGGTCACCCGTAAACGCTGGCCCGACGGTGTCGCCGCGCCCTCGTTCTTCGAGAAGAACCTCGCCGCGGGAACCCCCTCCTGGGTGCCGCGCCGCACCCAGCGGCATTCCGATCGCGAGGTGACCTACCCCGTCATATCCTCCCAGGCCGGACTGGTCTGGCTGGGCCAGCAGGCGGCGCTGGAGATCCACGTGCCGCAGTGGCGCTTCGACGGTGACGAGCGAGGCCCGGCGACCCGGCTGGTGTTCGACCTGGACCCCGGCCCGGGTGCCGGGCTGCCCGAATGCGCGCGGGTGGCGGTCGGTATCCGGGATATGGTCGCCGAGATCGGGATGCGCGCCTACCCACTCACCAGCGGAAGCAAAGGTATTCACCTCTACGTTCCGTTGGATCGGGCGCTGAGCCCGGGCGGGGCGTCCACGGTGGCCAAGCAGGTGGCGGAGAATCTGGAGAAACTGCTGCCCGAACTGGTAACTGCCACCATGGCGAAGAAGGTCCGCACCGGCAAGGTGTTCCTGGACTGGAGCCAGAACAATCCGTCGAAGACCACGATCGCGCCGTATTCACTACGTGGCCGCCCGGAACCGAACGCCGCGGCGCCGCGTAGCTGGGACGAGATCGAGGACGGCGCGGGCCTGCGACAGCTGCGTTTCGACGAGGTACTGCGCCGGTACCGGTCCGACGGCGATCTGCTCGCGGGCCTGGACCCGCCGCTCGACGATGCCCTGACGAAATACCGGTCGATGCGGGATCCGGCGCGGACCCCCGAACCCGTACCCGCCGCGACACCACAGCCCGGTACCGGCGACCGGTTCGTCGTCCACGAACACCATGCCCGCCGCCTGCACTGGGATGTCCGGCTGGAACGCGCGGGTGTCCTGGTCTCCTGGGCGGTCCCCAAGGGGCCACCGGACAGTCCGCGCCAGAACCGGCTCGCTGTGCACACCGAGGACCATCCACTGGAATACCTGGATTTCCACGGCACCATCCCGGCGGGTGAGTACGGCGGCGGCGAGATGTCGATCTGGGACGCCGGCACCTACCGCACCGAGAAATGGCGGGATGACGAGGTGATCGTGGTACTGCGCGGTAACCGGCTGAACGGACGGTACGTGCTGATCCGCACCGAGGGCGATCAGTGGCTCATGCATCTGATGAAGGACCAGCCCGCCCCCGCGGCCGAGCTGCCCCGCGGAGTGCCGCCCATGCTGGCCGGCAGCGGCGAGGTGGCCGGACTCCCGGAATCGGAGTGGGTGTTCGAACGCAAATGGGACGGCTTCCGGCTCATCGTCGAGATCGACTCCGGTGAGCTCCGTTTGCGCAGTCGGGCGGGCAATGATGTCACCGCGCGCTACCCGCAGCTCGCCGAACTGGCCGCCGACCTGAAAAGCCATCAGGTCGTGCTGGACGGGGAGATCATCGTGCGCGATCCGGACGGCGCGGTGAACATCGCACTGTTGAAGGCGAATCCGCGCCGCGCGGAATTCGTGGCGTTCGATCTGCTCTACCTCGACGGCACCTCGCTACTGCGCAAACGCTACCGGGATCGCCGCCGGGTTCTCGAAGCGCTCGCCGCGACCGCGCCCGCGCTCCGAGTACCGGCGCCGTACGAGGGCAGCGGTGCGGACGCGGTGCGGCGCAGCGAACAGGACGGGGTGGAGGGAGTCGTCGCCAAGCGGCTGGATTCGGTGTACCTGCCCGGAACCCGAGGACGCGCCTGGGTGAAGCAGCGCAACTGGCGGACCCAGCGGGTCGTGGTGGGCGGTATGCGGCGCAGCCGTGCCCGCCCGTTCGCGTCACTACTGGTGGGGATTCCGGCCGAAGATGGTCTGGTGTACGCGGGTCGGGTCGGTACGGGGTTCGGCGATGCGGGTATGCGCGAGCTGGCCGCGCGGCTGCACCGGCTGGAACGGAAGACGAGCCCGTTCGTCAACGACATGTCCGCCGACGAACGCCGCGACACCATCTGGGTGACGCCGAAAGTGGAAGGAACTGTCCGGTACATGGATTGGACCGACACCGGTCGGTTCTGGCATCCGGTGTGGCTGGGCGAACTGTGA
- a CDS encoding cation diffusion facilitator family transporter gives MGHDHTHHVSPESASGKYVGRLALALAIGMGFMLIELVVALTTGSLALLSDAAHMLTDVVGIAMALSAIMLARNTRPSYTRTFGYYRAEVIAALANAVLLFAVAGYVLVEALRRFGEPPEVPGGPVLAAGAIGLVANITAFLLLRRGAEESLNVRGAYLEVLADMVGSFGVLVSAAITLTTGWLYADMIVGVAIGLWVLPRTYLLARRSLRILFQHSPEELDVERVADELAAVPGVRDVHDLHVWTLTSGMEVASAHITTTGTDSGDEILRAAQRLLAERFHIQHATLQVETTDTARRCAELSW, from the coding sequence GTGGGACATGATCATACGCATCACGTATCACCGGAGAGCGCCTCCGGGAAGTATGTCGGCCGGCTGGCTCTGGCACTGGCCATCGGCATGGGATTCATGCTGATCGAGCTGGTGGTCGCCCTGACCACCGGTTCGCTGGCGCTGCTGTCGGATGCCGCTCATATGCTCACCGACGTCGTGGGAATCGCCATGGCGCTGTCGGCGATCATGCTGGCCCGAAATACCCGCCCCAGCTACACCCGTACTTTCGGCTACTACCGCGCCGAGGTGATCGCCGCGCTGGCCAATGCCGTGCTGCTGTTCGCGGTCGCTGGATATGTGTTGGTCGAAGCGTTGCGCCGGTTCGGCGAGCCGCCGGAGGTACCCGGCGGCCCGGTACTGGCCGCCGGTGCGATCGGCCTGGTGGCCAATATCACGGCCTTCCTGCTGCTGCGCCGGGGCGCCGAGGAGAGCCTCAATGTGCGCGGGGCCTATCTCGAGGTGCTGGCCGATATGGTCGGTTCGTTCGGTGTCCTGGTGTCCGCCGCGATCACGTTGACCACCGGCTGGCTCTACGCGGATATGATCGTCGGCGTCGCTATCGGCCTCTGGGTACTGCCCCGCACCTATCTGCTGGCGCGGCGATCGCTGCGCATCCTGTTCCAGCACAGTCCCGAAGAACTCGATGTCGAGCGGGTGGCGGACGAACTGGCCGCCGTCCCCGGGGTCCGCGATGTCCACGATCTGCACGTCTGGACTCTGACCTCGGGCATGGAGGTCGCCTCGGCCCATATCACCACCACGGGCACGGACTCCGGGGACGAGATCCTGCGCGCGGCCCAGCGGCTGCTGGCCGAGCGATTCCATATCCAGCACGCGACCCTGCAGGTCGAGACCACCGATACCGCCCGACGCTGCGCTGAGCTCTCCTGGTGA
- a CDS encoding antitoxin: MSLMDNLKNLVGKGQETAAKNSDKINQAVDKAGDFLDQKTKGKYSDKIQKGKEAARKVVPPEQPGSPGHPGGPGPGPDPRP; this comes from the coding sequence ATGAGCTTGATGGACAACCTGAAGAATCTGGTCGGCAAAGGGCAGGAAACGGCCGCGAAGAACTCGGACAAGATCAACCAGGCGGTCGACAAGGCCGGGGACTTCCTCGACCAGAAGACCAAGGGCAAGTACTCGGACAAGATCCAGAAGGGTAAAGAGGCCGCCCGCAAGGTGGTCCCTCCGGAGCAGCCCGGCAGCCCCGGACATCCCGGTGGCCCCGGCCCGGGCCCGGATCCGCGTCCGTGA